Below is a window of Bacteroidota bacterium DNA.
AAATACCAAACTCCCGAAGACCATATTCAAAATAGCTTATACTTCGAAATCAAAACCTTTTTACCCGGACTGCTATTAGTAGGCGATAAGTTAGCAATGGCAAGTGGTTTGGAAGAACGCTTTCCTTTTTTAGATAACGATTTGGTTGATTTTGCTCAAAAGATCCCCGTTAGACATAAACTTGGAAATTTAGAAGCAATGAAGGAGATTGATGAAAACGACTACAACAAAAAGAAAAAGGCATATCAAAACTTTGACGATGGAAAGAATGTGTTGAGAAAAGCAATGGCCGAATTTCTGCCTCAATCTGTTGTAGATAGAATAAAGCAAGGTTTCTCTGCTCCTGATGAATCGTGGTACAGAGGAGAGAACGCCAATTATTTAAAAGAATTGTTGTTAAATAAGAAGGCTGTTTCTGCTGAGTTTATTGATAGAAAGTATATTGAACACATAATTCATGAACATATTGATAAACGGATTAATCACCGACTTTTAATTTGGTCGTTCATGAATTTTGAATGGTGGTGCAAGTTGTTTTTAAACGGAGAAAGTATTGATAATAAATAGCGTAAATGGAGGAAATTAAAGAGCAATACAAAAGCGCATTTAAATTATATGGAGATTCCTCTAAGTCTGTTTTGTGGCCTAAAGGAAGACAGGCAGATAGATTTTCGGCATTAACAAACCATATAAAAAAAGACACCAGTTTTTCTGTACTGGATTTTGGTTGTGGATTGGCTCATTTAAAACCTTTCTTGGATAGTAAGTTCTCAAATTATAGCTATACAGGTGTTGATGTGGTAGAGGATTTTATTGCACATAATAAGCAAAAATATTCCAATGCTAATTTCATGCTATTGCACGAATTTGAAAAACAGTCTCACATAAAATTCGATTATGTTTTTGCATCAGGTGTTTTTAATATTTTATACGACAAATCGCCTGAAAATCATAAGCAACAAGTTTTTTCGATTTTGAAAAAACTGTTTGCTCAAACAACTAACTATTTATCAGTAGATTTTGCAACAGATTTAGTAGATTTTACGCAGCCAACAACGTTTCATGCCAATCCGGGTGAAATTAGTTCTTTCTGTATGCAACATTTGTCAAGAAGATTTGTTTTAAATCATTCTTATTTGCCTTATGAATTTTGTATTGCCGTATTTAAGGATATTTCCATAAAACGCCCAGAAAACTGTTATGAACATGAGTGATTTTAGATTGATTCCACTCTCAGATGTTTCAGAGCAGAAATACACGGAATTTATTTCTATCTGTCCGCATGCTATGTTTTACCATAGTTGGAAGTATTTACAATTGCTGAAAAAATTACTTCCTCTTAATGAAAAGTATC
It encodes the following:
- a CDS encoding class I SAM-dependent methyltransferase produces the protein MEEIKEQYKSAFKLYGDSSKSVLWPKGRQADRFSALTNHIKKDTSFSVLDFGCGLAHLKPFLDSKFSNYSYTGVDVVEDFIAHNKQKYSNANFMLLHEFEKQSHIKFDYVFASGVFNILYDKSPENHKQQVFSILKKLFAQTTNYLSVDFATDLVDFTQPTTFHANPGEISSFCMQHLSRRFVLNHSYLPYEFCIAVFKDISIKRPENCYEHE